One Mycobacterium sp. SMC-4 DNA window includes the following coding sequences:
- a CDS encoding FAD-dependent oxidoreductase, whose translation MNAKTTCVIVGGGPAGMVLGLLLARAGVDVTVLEKHGDFLRDFRGDTVHPTTLRLLDELGLWPQFAAVPHSKLHKATFDIAGRSVTMVDFSRLRQPHPYIAMVPQWDLLNLLAEAGKAEPNFSLQMNTEVTELLRDGGSVSGVRYQNPEGTGELRADLTVGCDGRWSVVRRDAGLRVREWPVGFDVWWFRLPRRPEDTSYTLFPRIGPGRAMIVIPREGYLQVALLIPKGADTRLRDRGLAAFHADVSELLPEAADSVGSVTSLDEVKTLDVRLNRLRRWHIDGLLCIGDAAHAMTPAGGVGINLAVQDGVAAARRLAGPLRSGRCTARDLAAVRRRRIVPTALTQGLQRQIDARLLGPIVRNETDGGPPTRLIRAVDRFPWLATIPAYLVGVGIRPERAPEFARRRPAQGPETGS comes from the coding sequence GTGAACGCGAAGACCACGTGTGTCATCGTCGGCGGCGGCCCGGCTGGGATGGTACTCGGGCTTTTGCTGGCCCGCGCGGGAGTCGACGTGACCGTGCTGGAGAAGCACGGCGATTTCCTCCGCGATTTTCGGGGTGACACGGTGCACCCGACCACGCTGCGGTTGCTCGACGAGTTGGGACTGTGGCCACAGTTCGCCGCGGTGCCGCACAGCAAGCTGCACAAGGCCACGTTCGACATCGCCGGCCGGTCGGTGACGATGGTCGATTTCTCCCGGCTGCGTCAGCCCCACCCCTACATCGCGATGGTGCCGCAGTGGGATCTGCTCAATCTGCTCGCCGAGGCGGGCAAAGCCGAGCCGAACTTCTCGCTGCAGATGAACACCGAGGTCACCGAATTGCTGCGCGATGGCGGCTCCGTCAGCGGCGTGCGCTACCAAAATCCCGAGGGCACAGGCGAACTGCGGGCCGATCTGACCGTGGGCTGCGACGGCCGCTGGTCGGTCGTCCGCCGCGATGCCGGGCTACGGGTGCGCGAATGGCCGGTCGGCTTCGACGTGTGGTGGTTTCGGCTTCCCCGACGACCCGAGGACACCAGCTACACCCTGTTCCCCCGCATCGGCCCGGGCCGAGCGATGATCGTGATCCCCCGAGAGGGTTATCTACAAGTGGCGCTGCTCATTCCGAAGGGCGCCGACACCCGGCTGCGGGACCGCGGGCTGGCTGCCTTTCACGCCGACGTCAGCGAATTGCTCCCCGAGGCCGCCGATTCCGTCGGCTCCGTCACCAGCCTCGACGAGGTCAAAACCCTCGATGTTCGCCTGAATCGACTGCGCCGCTGGCATATCGACGGGCTGCTGTGCATCGGCGATGCCGCACATGCGATGACTCCCGCCGGCGGTGTCGGAATCAATCTGGCCGTCCAGGACGGCGTGGCTGCGGCGCGACGGCTGGCCGGTCCGCTGCGCAGCGGGCGATGCACCGCACGCGACCTGGCCGCGGTGCGGCGCCGCCGCATCGTGCCCACCGCGCTCACCCAGGGTCTGCAACGCCAGATCGATGCCCGCCTGCTCGGTCCGATCGTGCGCAATGAGACCGACGGAGGCCCGCCGACGCGGTTGATCCGGGCGGTCGACAGGTTCCCGTGGTTGGCCACGATCCCGGCTTACCTCGTCGGCGTCGGGATCCGGCCCGAGCGCGCACCCGAATTCGCTCGGCGGCGGCCGGCGCAAGGCCCGGAAACCGGGTCTTAG